In one Hoplias malabaricus isolate fHopMal1 chromosome X1, fHopMal1.hap1, whole genome shotgun sequence genomic region, the following are encoded:
- the LOC136675584 gene encoding pyroglutamyl-peptidase 1-like, whose amino-acid sequence MAEKRTVVVTGFEPFGEHAVNASWVAVKELEKLGLGQHVDLHISEVPVEYQAVQNLLPSLWKKYHPKLVVHVGVSGMATTVTLEKCGHNHGYSRRDNCSFYPESQCCMEGGPDCIHSVIDMDSVCKRVNSSGLGVTVSVSKDAGRYLCDYTYYTSLYLGQGRSAFVHVPPLGKPYSAEKLAQALRAVVLEMLELMEHNTEKHLCQHSQ is encoded by the exons ATGGCGGAGAAGAGGACGGTGGTGGTGACCG GTTTTGAGCCATTTGGAGAGCATGCTGTTAATGCAAGTTGGGTAGCAGTGAAG GAGCTGGAGAAACTGGGTTTGGGGCAGCATGTGGACCTGCATATCAGTGAGGTTCCTGTGGAGTACCAGGCCGTCCAGAATCTTCTGCCATCGCTATGGAAAAAATACCACCCAAAG TTAGTCGTACATGTCGGCGTTTCTGGAATGGCTACCACGGTAACACTCGAAAAATGTGGGCATAACCATGGTTACAGCCGCCGTGACAACTGCAGCTTCTATCCTGAGTCGCAGTGCTGCATGGAGGGAGGACCGGACTGCATCCACTCTGTCATAGACATGGACTCTGTCTGTAAGAGAGTCAACTCCTCAGGCCTCGGAGTCACTGTGTCTGTCTCGAAGGACGCAGGCAG GTACCTGTGTGACTACACCTATTACACATCTCTGTACCTGGGTCAGGGCAGGTCAGCCTTTGTTCACGTGCCTCCTCTGGGGAAGCCCTACAGTGCAGAGAAACTAGCCCAGGCTCTCAGAGCTGTGGTGCTGGAAATGCTGGAACTGATGGAGCACAATACAGAGAAGCATCTTTGCCAGCACAGTCAATGA